The region ACAAGTGatgtaattttaattacagGAATATATGCCCACACACCAGGACATTTTGCACTGCAGAAAAGCGACCAAAggaatttctgaatttttaattcagatAAACAATATTCCGTTTCTATTTGTCGATGTCGGCGGACAGAGATCTCAGAGGCAGAAGTGGTACCAGTGTTTCCAGTGTGTCACTTCTATACTTTTTCTAGTGTCTTCCTCAGAGTTTGATCAAGTCTTATTGGAAGACAGGTGAGCAATGACGATttcaatttgataaatttcggTGAAGCGCAATACTTGGTAAAAATGCGGCCCGAGTTCAGCGTCAATTTTTGCTTTTTGATGTTAATGCATGCtttactttttaatttttacagacGAACCAACAGACTGGAAGAATCAAAGAATATATTTGACACGATAGTCAACAATGTAATTTTCGGCGAGGTATCGATCATTCTGTTTTTGAACAAAACAGATTTACTTGCTAAAAAAGTCAAGTCCAACGATACGGATTTGCGGCAGTATTTTCCAAGTTTTAAGGGTGACCCACATTCCATTCATgatgttcaaaatttcatactaGACATGTTCACATCTGTCAAACGGGACCCAAAGAAGCctatttttcatcacttcACTACAGCAGTGGATACAGAAAATATTAAAGTTGTCTTCAACGCGGTAAAAGACACAATACTCATTCGAAATTTGGAATCACTAATGCTGCAAAATTGAATGCATATTTCATTTAGTGAGATACTGATAAAAAgttatataaaaatgtatccGCCACCCTTTGAATCGTATTCAACAATCTGAAAGGACAACGGACTTTTACATTCCAATGACACTATTTAAGTTCAATATTCAAAACTATTAAGATAATGTAAACGATGAagtatttgtaaatattgcttcaGTCAACGCACAAGCATGTATGTAACTTCATGTTGTAAGTTGCGGACCTTTTTTATTATACTAACACAGGATGAAACTAAAGAAAATTTACATTGCATCGAAACCTGTTCAAGTGATATACATATTCAAACGTATGTACATCACATTAGCATTATTTGTCTATCAAAGAGCCCTTATATACTGTAGCTATTAGATTATTATGacatatgtaaatattttgtcaTGCTTAAAGTTACATAAATATGCTCAGTATACTCACATACCTTATACGCGCGTGTATtgatatatttgtaaataagaTTACCCATGAACATGCCATATGCAATTATCGAAATTTGAGAGCGTTATCAAAACAAATTATGCACAGCCAAAGTACCATAATATCGATCGATTTAATTAGGATATACCACGGTATTTGGAAACTGAATACTATTCTTTACCCGCTGCAATCACTGTCCATCTCCATcgtatttaataataataactattaCGAGAAATTGAGGAAAGTTATATGATTAATATCAGATTGTTTACAGTCGAATAAGATTGCAAGAGCTATAACGGTATTAATATTATctagaaataatttgtttattactTGGGAGATGCGGTTGAAAAACACTTGTCTATTGACAACATGTAATAGATTAGCGAGCTGGTGCAGACAGAccaacttttaaaaatcaaagtaGTACTCTACATTGTCTTGTTTGcggaattttttatacatatgttggcatgaaaatttttttcacacacacgtGAAGACTTCACCTTTGACTGGAGCTCGTAAATAGTTTAACTTTTAACTTAtccatatatgtatttttgtattaattattttaagatTTATGAGATCTACCAAAATTGATCAAATTCTTTAATTATAGAGCGATTAAaccgaattgaaaaatttccaaacagcATACCTTGTAGTACTAGAGTGTGctttttaatattgttatattgagtaaattttttgatactaATATTTGCAAATGATATTTTATGTACATTTTAATGTATTCGAACTGAATAatctatgtatataaatatattgtgCCTTATATATGttagattatatatatacatatatgtatgaatatacatgtatatgtatgtatataaataaaggtatttcacatgttaaataaaattcaacagaCTGTgtctttgtaaaaaaaaaaaaaaaaaaattaataaaaaatattcaaagtacAGATCGagtatcaaattttaattacgaTTGCCAAAGTTCTGTAACATATAATTACTCTGTCATTgataatatttgataaatttaaatgaataaaaaacatcTATCAAAGAAGCTGTTTGAATTATAGAATTAATTCATTCTCAAGATATTCCTTCAAATTGATCTCTCGTATCCCTTGCAATaaacattcaaatttttaacatcaCAACGAGTACTGCAAtaagttttataaaaatgtgtgatgaaaagaaaagtttgaaattaagaTTAAAACGTGTAATTTAGTCGGTATTTGTCATCACCGGAATTTCAATCACTTCGGTGAGTAGAAGGTGGGTAGTAATAACGTGTATTAAGAAAATAGTATAATCGTTGTACGCTCAGTGAGGGAGAGGCAAAAGTCACCCTCATTGCTCTGTACTCTCAAGTGAATCTCTCTAATTGTAAGCGACCAACTACGAGGCCTGGTAATTAAAAGCCCCCTGACATGGAATTGAACTCACACATTCACGTACGGATGTATGCGTGCGTACATTACGATACGTCATAATTTGCGGCCCGCTTGACAATGAACAGACACGGCAAGAACGACGACCTGAACGATACGAAATCACGCGTCAGGAACCTCGTCTTAAGATAAGTCTCGTCACGTGACTTTCAGCTCAGTCTTATACGTTCTAACCCGTTCAAGTGACAGTGCTTGCCAGGAGTCGAAGAGCTAATATCAGCTGATCGTACGTACCTATAGACGATATTTACTACGTCATAGGGTAGCGCAAATACCAAACGTGCTGACAAAGCAGTTCGTGCCGAATATTAAAGGTTTCATTCAGTTTTTACGTCTCGTGTTGCCAGTATCTAGAAGGATAATAGTTTTACGGAAATAATATCAGAATGGCAAGTGTTCAGCGTAACGAATTATACGACGATTGGAAGAAACGAGTAAGTCGCTGAAGCAACAAACGCTGTATACTCGAGCATTCGTTCACCGTATGCGTCACGTTCACACCGTCGGAGATTACTccgaaatgaattattttatcaagGAAACCAATCTGTGGCACTAAGATAAACGGCATTGTTTACAGGCATTCCTTGGACCGCTTCCACATGGCTTTCTCAGAGTCGAAGAAAGCCCACGGCAACAACAAGAGGCTGCCGATCAACAAGCCGCTCTGGCGCTACAGCACCATCTCCAAAGTGCACCGCCCGTGGTAGCTGCTCGCATGGGCAGACTGAGCGTGACGATTACTCAGGTTGgcgttttgcaaaattacagGCCTCGATACAGAGCATCAAATATTCAGTACAATTAGAAAACAACCCATCAGTTGATGATCGTACTaccaacaacaagaacaacaacaataataacaaaccATTTCAAAATACAGGCAAAATTGGTTAAGAATTACGGCATGACCAGAATGGATCCTTACGTCAGATTGCGAGTCGGTCATTCCATTTATGAAACACATACAGATCCAAACGGAGGGAAAAACCCGCACTGGAACAAAGTTTTGCAATGGTAACACACTTGAGCAGCTTCTACGTTTAAACCTTACAAATGATTACGATAGATATTTTTGACTGATTCTTGTTGAACCTGTTGTACAAATCAacttatgattttttttcatcaaattcggTTTGGTATTATTGTCGTTATTTTAACTATTACTTATTTCAGCTACCTTCCACCTGGGGTAACGCAAATATACGTTGAAATTTACGACGAGTGTTCGTTTATGATGGATGAACTTATAGCTTGGGGTCATATAGAAATACCACCCCAAGTAATTTTGGCAGGAGAGACTCACGAGGACTGGTATCCCCTTAGTGGAAAACAAGGGGATAATCAGGAAGGCATGATTAACATGGTTTTCAGTTATTTGGTAATTTGAAAGGACTGAATTTATCTTTTAAAACTTTGCGTTACCTCGTTGATCCATCAATAACGGTTGGCACGTTTCTTTTCCTACTATTGATGATCgacgtttaaattttttattcagccTACTCCTGGTAATCCATACATTGGTCAAACGCCAGTAATGATGGTTCCTTCGACTAATTTATGTGGTATGACACAATATGCACCGGTCAATGTGTATACGACTCCACCTGCCGTCGCTGCTGTTCCAACTGTTGATCCGAGTCAGAGGGCAAACGCAGAAATTGAATTGAGACAGGTAATATGGATTTTGTCAGTGTTGTCATAGAATGTTGGCAAAGTTTAGCGCTAACCGTATTGGATGTGTATTTTACAGATCGCAGAGATGTTCCCAAACGTTGATACCGAGGTCATTAAGTCCGTGTACGATGCGAATCAAGGAAAGAAGGATGTGACAATAAATTCTCTGTTGCAAATGTGCGAATAAATGTCAAAAAACGATTGTCATATTCAAATTGCCATATCTGTATTTTCCGCTGAAGTTGTATTCCAttttaattgtaatatatttataaattattataacggTTATTAATTTTACTCTTGTCTTTGTTACATACGTAACTGTTTTAAGAttcatatttcaaacttgCAGAAGAGATTTTAACTTGGTGTAATTACCATTGTACTGAACTACATAGGTCTTTAGTTCAAATAGGTTTCATCTCGATTTTATAACtcattttactaaaaattacgtgcataaatataaatattgatatttgtatataatgttgattaaattaatcaattaaagaataataacaatttcttAAAGTTTCGATACTTCAGAAGCTTATAAATCCTACATGGATCAGTGAATCGTTATTCCAATAGTTATCTGCCAATGTTAATACATTAACGTTATCACTAGGCATGTGATTCATTGCTCCCTGAGAtatgaaatattgtttccAACTTAAATTGTGTTATTACGAAGAATTATCAGATTCTCCATACTGACATGACTGTGCTCATCTTTACTTGGAATGTCGATCATGCTGATGCGATAACTTATATTAATAGACGTTTACTTATAACTTAAATTGCAATCATTTCATAGATTTGCACGTTTTTAAGCTTTAAATGTGGGATCAGAGcatataataaatgaaaaaaaaagttctttcCACAGAATACCATACCCCATAATGGAATGCGAGTCCCCTCCTCCCTGCCCCCCAAGGTTGGtgacaattatttcaataataccTGAATATAAATGGACCCCACTAAGTTTAAGTTggacaaacattttttgtattcCACCCAACACCGACAAGCTCGACTTAGAATTGGCGAAAAATATAGTATGTTACCTggccaaaatatttttctagtGCACTTCAAGATGACcacatataaaaatatgtacttTGCCAGTGTGGCAGATATTTAATAATTGGGTCCGTTACCATTCTGGCGAGCGGAACGTTCCTCGATAGCATTTTAAGCAGCGCGTAAATCTTCATGCGGCTgtaattatcataaaatggTGAACGAAGAATGTACAAGAGCAGTGCAACCCGTCTACGAGAGATTTCGTCAAACTCTTCCTTTCGCAGGGTTACTGCTTTTGTCTCATTGCTGTACAACTTCAAACTGGAAAATTAGAGttgttttgtgaaaattattagTCGACtgtcaaaattatttacaGATATATGTCACCTCATCGGCTCACCTTGCAAGGTCAATAATCAGAGATAAAAACCACGATTTCCATTGCTTCTGTCCGCTTACGGATAAGCATCCAAGGTGCAACAATGGTTTGATAATATACAAAGTCTGAAAATGTAAACAACGCCGTAATTGGGTATAATTAATGCTTGCAATGAGCCGGAGTTCgtaacattgaaattttttagccGGCACAAACCTCTgcgagaattatttttttattcggtgTAAGATCAATGGTGGTTTGTTGGTCATCGATTCCTAACGGAGGAATAGGTGCCCATGACCTAAACTGAGAACATCCACCCGAATTGACCTTTCGAACGACTTTCTTAGATCTTTTTAGGGCAAAACCGTCCTTCTCAATTGTTTCGACCTTATCGGATATTTTGTCACGTTTGATTGGTGGAATCGGAGGACTTTGCGTCACTCTTTCTTTGTAACGATGAACTAGCAAAAGTCGCATTACCGATCTGcggtaaaaaacaatttatgtaATTGTAACGGAGAGTTACTTCTTcatcgaaattattcaaataaacgAAACAAAAGGTATGTACTTAAAAGCCTGAAGTATAACAATGATGAGCCATTTTCCAGTCTCTCCCCACAGTTTGCTCGCCGAAATTTCCAAAAGAACTTCCGAATATTCCAAGACAGTCAACCAAATTCTTATCTTCGAGTGATACTTTGGCAATTTAGTCTCTACCTGAGTATTAGCATTTATAATCCTATCGTTGAACAGTACAAGTAAGTTGGACATCGAATAGACGAGCTCCGACATCAAAGTTGAATTGTTTATCCGTCCTGCGTTACAAAATTTGTACATCAATTTAAATACGGTTGAACAATATGCGAAACAAGTAACATGTCGATTAGGATAAATACGAACCAGCGGTGAAATACGACAGCCATTTGACCGTACTTTCGATGTCCCCTGCTAGTTGAGGATT is a window of Neodiprion fabricii isolate iyNeoFabr1 chromosome 6, iyNeoFabr1.1, whole genome shotgun sequence DNA encoding:
- the LOC124185784 gene encoding guanine nucleotide-binding protein subunit alpha homolog; the encoded protein is MAGSLTWSSGCCLRFKFSPEEIEQRYKSQEIDRMLEKDRQILRRQVKLLLLGAGESGKSTFLKQMRIIHGVKFEPEVIKEYRHIIYQNIIKGMKVLVDARDKLQIPWQDPKNDDVGYQLLKIENTIIFDTRLFLRYVPNLRSLWSDAAIRKAFDRRREFQLSDSVQYFLDSLDRIARMEYMPTHQDILHCRKATKGISEFLIQINNIPFLFVDVGGQRSQRQKWYQCFQCVTSILFLVSSSEFDQVLLEDRRTNRLEESKNIFDTIVNNVIFGEVSIILFLNKTDLLAKKVKSNDTDLRQYFPSFKGDPHSIHDVQNFILDMFTSVKRDPKKPIFHHFTTAVDTENIKVVFNAVKDTILIRNLESLMLQN
- the LOC124185790 gene encoding toll-interacting protein A-like — encoded protein: MASVQRNELYDDWKKRAFLGPLPHGFLRVEESPRQQQEAADQQAALALQHHLQSAPPVVAARMGRLSVTITQAKLVKNYGMTRMDPYVRLRVGHSIYETHTDPNGGKNPHWNKVLQCYLPPGVTQIYVEIYDECSFMMDELIAWGHIEIPPQVILAGETHEDWYPLSGKQGDNQEGMINMVFSYLPTPGNPYIGQTPVMMVPSTNLCGMTQYAPVNVYTTPPAVAAVPTVDPSQRANAEIELRQIAEMFPNVDTEVIKSVYDANQGKKDVTINSLLQMCE
- the LOC124185785 gene encoding peroxisomal membrane protein PEX16; protein product: MPSHNMNTVLIYVEKYKKWVTSNPQLAGDIESTVKWLSYFTAGRINNSTLMSELVYSMSNLLVLFNDRIINANTQVETKLPKYHSKIRIWLTVLEYSEVLLEISASKLWGETGKWLIIVILQAFKSVMRLLLVHRYKERVTQSPPIPPIKRDKISDKVETIEKDGFALKRSKKVVRKVNSGGCSQFRSWAPIPPLGIDDQQTTIDLTPNKKIILAETLYIIKPLLHLGCLSVSGQKQWKSWFLSLIIDLASLKLYSNETKAVTLRKEEFDEISRRRVALLLYILRSPFYDNYSRMKIYALLKMLSRNVPLARMVTDPIIKYLPHWQSTYFYMWSS